The Anabrus simplex isolate iqAnaSimp1 chromosome 1, ASM4041472v1, whole genome shotgun sequence genome window below encodes:
- the LOC136873989 gene encoding lateral signaling target protein 2 homolog, which yields MKGLLVVCVLAALAYVQSAPVDTAEQEPAQVAEDVKDVEDVAISKDAQEVGKHHHHDHHSDSHHHDHDWDHHNHHDDHNNDHHQHHDNHNNDHHHHDDNDNHQPDPSNLCAAARADRWHLPYPKDTHKFVKCDLTTGKGTVFTCPSGLVFNPAIQVCAYA from the exons ATGAAAG GTCTTCTCGTAGTGTGTGTGTTGGCAGCACTGGCCTACGTCCAGTCCGCTCCCGTCGACACAGCAGAACAAGAGCCAGCTCAGGTTGCTGAAGATGTGAAAGATGTCGAGGACGTCGCAATCTCCAAGGACGCTCAAGAAGTAGGCAAGCATCATCACCATGATCACCACTCGGATAGTCACCATCACGATCATGACTGGGACCACCACAACCATCATGATGATCATAACAACGACCACCACCAACATCATGATAATCATAATAACGACCATCATCATCACGATGATAATGACAACCACCAGCCTGACCCATCCAACTTGTGCGCAGCCGCTAGAGCTGACAGGTGGCACTTGCCCTACCCTAAGGACACACACAAGTTCGTCAAGTGTGACCTGACCACAGGGAAAGGTACAGTCTTCACCTGTCCATCAGGTCTCGTCTTCAACCCCGCCATCCAAGTCTGTGCTTACGCTTAA
- the LOC136857603 gene encoding urease accessory protein UreE translates to MKGLLVVCVLVALAYVQSAPVDTAEQQPAQVPEDVKDVDKAATAQDAQEVGKHHHHDHHSDHHNHDHDWHNHNHHNDDHHHHHDDHDNDNHQPDPSNLCAAARADRWHLPYPTDTHKFVKCDLTTGKGTVFTCPSGLVFNPAIQVCAYA, encoded by the exons ATGAAAG GTCTTCTCGTCGTCTGTGTGTTGGTAGCACTGGCCTACGTCCAGTCTGCTCCCGTGGACACTGCGGAACAGCAGCCAGCTCAGGTTCCTGAAGATGTAAAAGATGTCGACAAAGCTGCAACCGCCCAGGACGCTCAAGAAGTaggcaagcatcatcatcatgatcaccaCTCGGATCATCACAATCACGACCATGACTGGCACAACCACAACCACCACAACGATGACCACCATCACCATCACGATGATCATGATAATGACAACCACCAGCCTGACCCATCCAACTTGTGCGCAGCCGCTAGAGCTGACAGGTGGCACTTGCCCTACCCTACGGACACACACAAGTTCGTCAAGTGTGACCTGACCACAGGGAAGGGTACAGTCTTCACCTGTCCATCAGGTCTCGTCTTCAACCCTGCCATCCAAGTCTGTGCTTATGCTTAG